The following nucleotide sequence is from Coffea eugenioides isolate CCC68of chromosome 10, Ceug_1.0, whole genome shotgun sequence.
ACAGTTTGTTGattaaaataactttttatATTGCTCATATTCACTCACTGAAACCATGAcaggaaaaaatagaaaattggaaagtagaCACGTCTCATCACGACAAGATAAAAATGGCATCCCATGATCTGATCATCAATAACAGTCAAATAAATGCCAGGAAAAAAACATAATTAGACATCCTTTTCCTTTCATAGAAGCGCTTAAGACCAACTGAATCCAGGACAGATAATGCAAAACTGTCTGTGCACTCTCGTACTTTCCACCAATATTGAATAAGCAACACTTACTGACAGTCATATACCTCTGCAATTGTAGGTCAAGCTGCGGAATTTGTTTTCCCATTGACAAATGACGGCCTGCTCCCTGATCTTCATCAATTATTGATTCTGAATCTCTGTCTGCCTCATCACACAAGATCTCCAATCTACTTTGCAAACTCATGATTATGTCTTCCTAAACACAAGAAGCCTATGATCATACATCTGAATAAAGTTACAGCTACAAAATATCAGCCTGAAGGGAGAAGAAATATAAAACCCTGACCTTCCAAGAGATTCATCACTGGACAGGGCTTTCAAATCAAAGCATGGGCATTTAAAAGATTCAAGTAAAATGTTACTAACATCAGAACATTATCAAGAGATCAAGTGAATTTGAGATGCCAGTTTACATTGATCAAAATTGCAATAACAGTTTCAGCACTAGCTGATTAATTTTCGTAGTTGAAAATTGCCCTACCAAATTCACAATTCTTCTTGAAAATTCAACTCTCTAAAGACAAGCATATACTATCCATCTGTCAATCTTGGTATGTTCACAGGATGGGCACACCAAAAATCTTTATGGAATTGAAATAATTTGTCAACAAATATCAAAAAgatttcatgttagggaaagaAAGGGGGAAGCACATTCTGAAACTATTGTGGAGTACCTTTATCTCATTCAAAGCTTGTGACATCGGTTCCTTCGGATTCAGGTATGCAAAAGAGCACACAGAACCATGAAAGACAAGGACACCAACCACCTCTGTCTGCCTGTATACTTTATAAAGAAAAATCACACCAATAAGCGATATAAGCTTACAAAAGTTGAGCAAAGTAACCCAACCAGGTCCTCAATGACGTATAAAATGAAATATTAACAAAACTGGCCAAACTCACCTTCTAAAGATTTCTCGTGCATGAAAGGTAGGAGAAATTCAACTTCATGTAAACCATCTGGTGCATATTGCTCATCTTCAATCCCCTAAACATACATGATTTGAGAAGATCGAGGAAAGAGAATAGactagaaaagaaaggaaagagatAAAGCTGACAGTAGACAACTAAACATTGTCTATTAATAATTGCATACAGGAATTGTGTCATTGAAGAAGCAAACTTGACACCATTTCTTCTGCAGGCCATAATGGGGGCATTGCAGGGTGTGCACAATATATTACTCACTTTAACTCATCAACCATACTAAAATCTGCCTTCAATCCAGTGGGAAAATAACTTTTACACTCTAGCCAATAGCTTTTGAATTGGATGGCTTTAACAGATGGAAGGAATGAAATATCAACATCACACAAAGCTATACTAAGCAATCAGAAAGCAACTTTTTAAATTCCGATCTAGCCTCTTTTATGAGATTATTATAGCTTGGGGAAAAAACATACATTTGGATTGATAGGCATCGAACCATATGCAGTGATTTCAAGTGCACACTGATGGCTGGATGGTAAGAAAATCACTTAAACATTCAACCATGTCTAAGTACTAAAGGAGACAGACACTTGCAGTTGCAAAGTTGATTCACTTTGCAACAAAATCATGCACCTagactcaaaaaatcaaatttcaGATGACGGCTATAGCTTGACAATGCAATATCTACAAGTAATCTTCTAAACTTAACATAATCACAATGAAATTGAATAGGCTGATGTATTTTATAAGACAAAGGTAGCAAAAAGGCACGCTCTTTTTCCATCCACCAGATCTCCTCCTTATCTGAAACAAAACAAAGAGACATGCTTTCTTCATGTCTTATGTGGCTTTCACCATATAACTAGGAACTTACGTACATTTCTACTACCAGTCGCAATACTCTTAACACAAATTAACTGGACTATCTAAGGCTTACAGGACCACAAAATTGCCTTGTTTATTCAAATATATTACAACTTTGAAGAAGAAGCAGTGGGTAACAAAAGAGCACCCTGATGATGGCCTTGTCCCTGAGATGTTTAGAAGTGAGGTTCATGATCCCTAGCACCCTAGACCACCTATCACTAGATGCCCCATATCTGTGACCTATACACGATGAACGCAGGTTAGCATGAGGTAGgcaattatacaagaaaaagctgagaacaaattttttaaaaggtAAGCAGGGCAATAATAGTTCAGAAGTCAATCTAAGCATGACTTCTGCAGCTTTACAACTTGCCTAacatattttcctaatttcctaCTAGAAAATACCTTTTACCATGAATAATACATGTTATAGAAATCTAAAGGGTATATTTGTGCCAGAAATGTCTcattttgttaatttatttgctttcttCTTTGTATTATGTCACTGGATCAGCACCAACAGTACATTATCATTAGTAATATCAATATTAGCAGCATTCTACCCCATCATCTTCATAGTTAATAGATGACATTAGACATTAGTTACTAGCAGTATATATGGCCAGCAGACAAACAATATTTTAAAGGCTCCAAAAAGTGCGTATCACTTAAAAAGTTTATGACCCAAATTACATGCATGGTGGACACAGACCTTGCATTTCAAGTTAGAGTTTCACAGAACCACGCTACTCCATGATTGATAATAATTCACTGTTTCCATACCAAGCGCAGAAACAATACATACAGTGCAACAGTTCCGCAATTTAACGGTTCCTTACCAGTCTTCCATTAATCAAACACTTTGCGCCTTTAAGCTCTTTGGCATGCGTTGAAAGTCCACGACGAAGAACTTCACTCATTTTTCTGATACTTGATCCATTTTCAGAGAAAACTGGTAACCTGTGAAAAATATAACTCAACCACTTAAAAACATACCCAAGTAGCCACAACAATACTTCACTAAGTGTGATTGGAAAATGTCAAggagcccaaaaaaaaaagagagagagaaaaatgggAATAGTGCTCTGTCTCCTAGAAATGTTTTTTGTGGGTAGGAATGGAATGCTAGATACTTTCACCAATCACATTAGGCTTAGAATATGAAAAACTAAAATCAGATTACAATTACCTCATATCAAAGTTATATGTGCACCTAAATTCTTTCAAGGAAGACAAAACTTTTCCCATTTTGAAATCACAAGGCCGTAAACTACTTGATGTAATGTTAGAAGCCAGCGAACAATTTCGACAGGTCCATCTGATACAAAATTTTCAGGCAGGGTATCAATGAACTGAAAGACATTAAACTTGTATGAGGGGGCAAATTTTTTCCTGAAGTTACCTTCTGGGACTGTAACTAATGTGGATGAGCAGTCTCTCATCCATATCAGTGTCCATAAAGGGCACTGCATCAGAGACTCCTTTTACAGTCTGAAAGAGCATAATATTAGCAGTAGCATATGGACCAGGTCAAATATTCAGAAACACTAAGGTCGTTAAGTGGCCAAACACATTCAAGAGCATGAAACATGCCCAATGTGACTTAGAAATTGTTCCAGATATTGCTACCAATGATGTCATAGGTTGTATTTCACTCAACAAAATGTGTGTACTTGTGTGAACACGTGTTCGCGCGCACgcgtgtgagagagagagagagagagatggcaGTGTAATACTCAAATCTGGCTGTCTTGACTCTGGTCTATATCCAGACCAGGATTGAGAATACCATCATAATAGTCAAATCCACCTATTCTTTCACATCCATAAAATTAAACAGTCATCTCTCTCTCAATCACAAATTCAAGTTTGTATTTAAACATGCAAAACTCCAGTTGCGGAATGAACAAGACCTGACAAAGTGTAATTGTTGAATTCTTGAAGGAGCTTTCATTGACCCATATGATGTCATAGGTTGTATTTCACTCAACAAAATGTGTGTACTTGTGTGAACACGTGTTCGCGCGCACgcgtgtgagagagagagagagagagatggcaGTGTAATACTCAAATCTGGCTGTCTTGACTCTGGTCTATATCCAGACCAGGATTGAGAATACCATCATAATAGTCAAATCCACCTATTCTTTCACATCCATAAAATTAAACAGTCATCTCTCTCTCAATCACAAATTCAAGTTTGTATTTAAACATGCAAAACTCCAGTTGCGGAATGAACAAGACCTGACAAAGTGTAATTGTTGAATTCTTGAAGGAGCTTTCATTGACCCATATATAGACACCAATAACCTTCATCCCACCAAGCAGCATTCTCGAGACCTGAAAACGAAACCTTCATTAGTACTTGAGCAATTCTTTGAACCATATATCTAACTTGCCAAGAATAGATTTTCACAGAGTCCTAGGCTGAAAGTCAAGCAGGCACCCAAAGTCCAAACTTAAGAAAATCAAAACTGGACATGAACGCAAGGTCAAAGAGCCCAACTTTGATGATATCCAGCCTAAACGTATCTTTAACTCTCTGGAGATAGATAAGAACCTCGAGCAGGTTATTAATACAACTCGTAAAACTCaatcaataggctcaaagttgAAATAGGATGAATACTGGAATACATCTAATCCCCACAGGGAACATAAAAGTCCAGATAATAATTTCCATGAAATTAGAACCATTTAAAATAAGAtacaatcaaaatttaaaattaatttctATGGACTGCTATTCATTTCATAATGATCAAAATAATCTTTATTTACGTCACGTTTTTGCAGTAATACATACACATACATTATACATCATCCAGTGCAACATGTAAAATACTCACATACTTTCATCTTCTCTTAGCACAAAAATATGCAATTCTCGTAGTCATATTCTAAATTCAAACACATAATTTGATAATTCAAATTACagcaaattattaaaaaaaaaagtataactTGTGGAAATGTGTTAACCTGACGAGCGTGTTCGGAAACCCAATCTCTGTCGATAACCAAAGCCGAGGAGTCGGATTGAGGCTTGCTTTTGGAACCTTTCTTCTTATTTCCATCATCTTTACCGCTCTCAATTAGTGAAGAAGCTGGTTCACCAGCGTCGTTCAGGGGAGTCGGAATTAAATCGAAAACGAAGCCTTTGTCTAAGCTCTTGCTCAATTTCCCGATTACAAGACCTACCTGAGAGGGAACAGCGGCTTGGCTGAGCCGATCTTCGATTAACTTTAGCCGTGATTCTTCTCCGACGACAGCTTTCaccatcttcttcttcctcgCCTTTGCTCTGTCTAAGCCTCTAAGGAGTGTGACAATTCAGAGAAGGTTTAAGGAGTCGGATCCAATGGAGCGGATATTTTTTTGGGTCGGATCTCTGGTGGAATGGTTTCGTTTCGCGTCGTGTCTTCTTTATGACTTGTTGTCTCGATTATTTTAACTTATTATAGAtttctctttcaaaaatttaaaaagttaaaattcatAATCAATTTAAGAGTGGCTTTcattgattttaatttttttctataATCACTTttcataattaaattttttaaaaatttaaagcTATCAAGATAATGCCTTAAcccatttcatttattttaccCGCGTTGAAtatacaagaaattaagaaaaaaaattacaaatccCAATttaagggtctgtttgtttTGACTGAAAATCTTTtccagaaaatattttcttcaatttctggtGTTTGGCTGCAAAAGAGGTCAGGAAAATTTTTTCTGGTAAAAAATCTTTTACATAACTTGGTGTAAAATGACTTCCGGAATTAAGATACGGAAGTTAATTTCCGACAACTATCGCGACTTATCAGTTTCCTCAGCACTTGGCTATTGTACAAAGCCATCAAGCACTATACCACAGAGATCAAATCAAGAGCTATGTTCCTGCACTTACTTCTGCAAATCCCACAACTTTGCGCCTCTTCGAGCTCTCCTCTTTCTCATATTCCTCTCTACTGTTCCCGTTCTCTTGCGCCATACAAACACATTTATGGATTATACAACTCTAGATCTAAATTGGGCTTGCATTGAGAAGttttgaagaaaggaaaaaatgtgAAGCCAATGGAGGCAGGAGGAACATTTTTAGAAGAAGAGTTAGTACAATAAACATCAAATTTCAATTGCTAATTTCTTATAATGGTTCAATCAGCTGTAGGCATATAATTTAAACTTTTTATTACAATGGCACTCAACTGGCTTGGGGAGATTGTGAATTCCTGGTTCTGgtctttgatttattttttgagACTTGAAAGGATTTGGATTGGGGATTGTTTGTTGTGGCTAATGAGGTGGGTAGAGATAATGATAATTAGTAGTAGCAATTAGCAAAAGAGAAATCCGGGAACGATATTATCGTTGGaggattttaattttttcagAACATTTTCTTAAAATTGCACCAAACACCggaaaatgaagggaaaattAGATATTTTCCAGGAAAGaattttcattgaaaatgtTTTCTTAGGGAAAATATTCTACATTAaaacaaacagaccctaagagaggtttcttttctccatttcttctcctcTTTTTAAAGACCTTTCATTTAGGAAGGAAGGAAGATCACATTAAAGTCTTCCTCtcataaattttgttttgctttatttttctaataaagtctctcctaaatttttttttttttattgagagTTTTATGTTTTTCTCAAGAGTTTTTAGTGAGAAATTTTTTATCCTacaaatatttttcttattttattgttagatctgaatttatttcaaatttgaTCGTTAGACTTGAAATTTGTTTGGATCTTGAATCTTTTTTTGATAATTGTCACCATTGTCATTGGAGCTTAAAAACAAAGTTAAAATTGTTGATTAGTAAATTTGGCGATTGCAATACGCACACAAGAGAACTGCAATGAACTTCTTCTTGTTGGAAGGTTTCTGCACTTGCCAACACATAATGGAAGACGCTTCAGCCTGCCTCCAAGCAATGCAGCATCAAAATTCACAATGTGCCTCCTGCTATCTACAAGTTGTCGCTAACCATAACACTTTGCAACAAGATTAATCTTCGTCAAAGGTGATGAAGTGGTACAACTTTTACACtatcaaaagtgaaaaa
It contains:
- the LOC113750215 gene encoding protein odr-4 homolog codes for the protein MVKAVVGEESRLKLIEDRLSQAAVPSQVGLVIGKLSKSLDKGFVFDLIPTPLNDAGEPASSLIESGKDDGNKKKGSKSKPQSDSSALVIDRDWVSEHARQVSRMLLGGMKVIGVYIWVNESSFKNSTITLCQTVKGVSDAVPFMDTDMDERLLIHISYSPRRWTCRNCSLASNITSSSLRPCDFKMGKVLSSLKEFRCTYNFDMRLPVFSENGSSIRKMSEVLRRGLSTHAKELKGAKCLINGRLGIEDEQYAPDGLHEVEFLLPFMHEKSLEVYRQTEVVGVLVFHGSVCSFAYLNPKEPMSQALNEIKEDIIMSLQSRLEILCDEADRDSESIIDEDQGAGRHLSMGKQIPQLDLQLQREFSNLSFPRRVFIPWLAGTYICDYILPSETIEVLKDHCVELMSMEAPEDDSAILGLESEALSVTSASKSFWDIASQLSSESKPDGLISKKSKKERSPGTSQLAKLGDLSIVAAFFVLIFSVVVGLALFVFRSQ